Proteins encoded by one window of Streptomyces sp. NBC_01571:
- a CDS encoding SDR family NAD(P)-dependent oxidoreductase, giving the protein MNSEQLLVTPFSAQSTASEVIEGVDLTGRRAIVTGGASGIGTETVRALAAAGAEVTIAARRPEVAEPLLREDAGAAGTGSVRIAPLDLSDLASVRAFAQDWRGPLDVLVANAGIMAVPRRVVTAQGWELQLATNFLGHFALATALHGALSESGSARVVMVSSGAHLNAPFDFDDPHFERRPYDPWTAYGQSKSAEVLFTVGATRWSGEGITVNALNPGYILTNLQRHLDDDTMRSFGVMDPEGNLTPLPYYKTPAQGAATSVLLAASPLLDGVTGRYFEDNQEASLVTNDSATPGGVAAHALDPKAADRLWQYASDALRL; this is encoded by the coding sequence GTGAACTCTGAACAACTTCTGGTCACCCCTTTCTCCGCGCAGTCCACAGCCTCCGAAGTGATCGAAGGGGTCGATCTCACGGGTCGACGCGCGATCGTCACCGGCGGCGCATCCGGCATCGGCACCGAGACCGTCAGGGCTCTCGCCGCGGCCGGAGCGGAGGTCACCATCGCGGCCCGCCGTCCAGAGGTGGCGGAACCGCTTCTCCGTGAGGATGCCGGTGCCGCCGGAACCGGCTCTGTACGGATCGCGCCACTGGATCTCTCCGACCTGGCTTCGGTCAGGGCCTTCGCGCAGGACTGGAGGGGGCCGCTGGATGTGCTCGTGGCGAACGCCGGCATCATGGCCGTCCCTCGGAGAGTGGTCACCGCACAGGGTTGGGAACTCCAGCTGGCCACGAATTTCCTCGGCCACTTCGCTCTCGCCACGGCCCTGCACGGCGCCCTGTCGGAAAGCGGCTCCGCTCGGGTCGTGATGGTCAGCTCCGGAGCGCACCTGAACGCGCCCTTCGACTTCGACGACCCTCACTTCGAGCGGCGTCCGTACGACCCCTGGACTGCCTACGGTCAGTCGAAATCGGCAGAGGTTCTCTTTACCGTGGGCGCTACCAGATGGTCCGGGGAAGGCATCACGGTCAACGCCCTCAATCCCGGCTATATTCTCACCAATCTGCAGCGGCACCTCGACGACGACACCATGCGTTCGTTCGGGGTCATGGATCCCGAAGGCAACCTCACTCCGCTGCCGTACTACAAGACTCCGGCTCAGGGAGCGGCGACCTCCGTGCTGCTCGCGGCGTCACCCCTGCTCGACGGTGTGACCGGCCGCTACTTCGAGGACAACCAGGAAGCGTCCCTCGTGACGAACGACAGCGCCACTCCGGGTGGCGTGGCCGCGCACGCCCTCGACCCGAAGGCGGCTGATCGTCTGTGGCAGTACGCTTCGGACGCGCTTCGGCTCTGA
- a CDS encoding RNA polymerase sigma factor yields the protein MDEVLLRSLTPSVLGILVRRGADFAAAEDAVQDALVEAVRVWPDTPPRDPKGWLVTVAWRRFLDATRADAARRRREESVDREPAPGPAPAADDTLQLYFLCAHPSLTPSSAVALTLRAVGGLTTRQIAQAYLVPEATMAQRISRAKRTVSGAGVSPTRAKTRAGGRFDRPGDVATVLRVLYLVFNEGYSGDVDLAAEAIRLTRQLAAAIDHPEVAGLLALMLLHHARRAARTAPDGSLVPLAEQDRGRWDTESISEGVAILQAALARDRLGEFQTQAAIAALHADAPTAEGTDWVQIVEWYDELARLTDSPVVRLNRAVAVGEADGPRAGLAALKALDDSLPRHTAAAAYLHERVGDLATAARLYAEAARKAPDLAERDHLTRQAARLNARGRR from the coding sequence GTGGACGAGGTTCTGCTCCGTAGCCTCACGCCCAGCGTGCTCGGGATCCTCGTCCGCCGCGGAGCCGACTTCGCGGCGGCCGAGGACGCCGTGCAGGACGCGCTGGTCGAGGCGGTCCGGGTCTGGCCGGACACCCCGCCCCGGGATCCGAAGGGCTGGCTGGTCACCGTGGCCTGGCGCCGGTTCCTCGACGCGACCCGGGCGGACGCCGCCCGCCGCCGGCGCGAGGAGTCCGTCGACAGGGAGCCGGCGCCCGGTCCCGCGCCCGCGGCGGACGACACGCTCCAGCTCTACTTCCTGTGCGCGCACCCGTCGCTGACGCCGTCGTCCGCGGTCGCGCTCACGCTGCGCGCCGTGGGCGGGCTGACCACCCGCCAGATCGCCCAGGCCTACCTCGTGCCCGAGGCGACCATGGCACAGCGCATCAGCCGGGCCAAGCGCACCGTCTCCGGCGCCGGGGTATCCCCAACTCGAGCGAAGACGAGGGCTGGGGGAAGGTTCGACCGGCCCGGCGACGTCGCCACCGTGCTGCGGGTCCTCTATCTGGTCTTCAACGAGGGCTACTCGGGCGACGTCGACCTCGCCGCCGAGGCCATCCGGCTCACCCGGCAGCTCGCGGCCGCGATCGACCACCCCGAGGTGGCTGGGCTGCTCGCCCTCATGCTGCTGCACCACGCCCGGCGCGCCGCCCGGACCGCGCCCGACGGCAGTCTCGTGCCGCTCGCCGAGCAGGACCGCGGCCGGTGGGACACCGAGTCGATCTCCGAGGGTGTCGCGATCCTCCAGGCTGCCCTCGCCCGCGACCGGCTGGGCGAGTTCCAGACCCAGGCGGCCATCGCGGCACTCCACGCCGACGCGCCCACCGCCGAGGGGACCGACTGGGTGCAGATCGTCGAGTGGTACGACGAACTCGCGCGCCTGACCGACAGCCCGGTCGTCCGGCTCAACCGAGCGGTGGCCGTCGGCGAGGCCGACGGACCGCGCGCCGGTCTGGCGGCACTCAAGGCGCTGGACGACTCGCTGCCCCGCCACACCGCGGCGGCGGCCTACCTCCACGAGCGTGTCGGCGA
- a CDS encoding TIM-barrel domain-containing protein — MTATGTGPASADGSHGHPRIPTVSAGDARFQILSPTLIRTEYAGDGKFTDAPTFNAIGRDGFTPTAYTAKTSGGWLTVRTSAMALRYRIGSGRFDAQNLTVQLPAGATPVTATPWQHLTCALQALCEAENLRSSGVSVASDHQGYTGSGFTAGFEGTGSSLSADIDVKSAGTYQLDLRYANSRGGDGQSETRTLTLSVDGGAQQKVSLPATANWDTWDLVPARVPLGTGHHTLTLTRTASDSGNVNIDSVALVHPGDAYPPASSTAIADCRFGVSCEAEAGRIGGTAVGATDHKGYAGNGFVAELTQDSSLTTHVVDVPAAGTYTLRVRYANGVGADGRHDTRTASVSAGGTTGTLSFPATENWDTWQSASVPVTLKAGANDITLSCPDAASCHVNADTVSVAAPTAAAPPPHLALGGYRRGLDGVTGNGDAPVTTPGLLDQDGWYLLDDTPSALYDIASQKVTPRPEHGGEPYQDGYVFGYGHDYKRGLTDLATLTGPPALLPAWAYGVWYSEYIDRTAADYENTILPKFRSEGVPLDVLVTDTDFKAVNSWSGWEIDPAKFPDPKGFFDWSASQGLHNTLNVHPSILASDPQFGQAMATAKGKLQKGGCAADASVTHDCYTFDFADPDQLKAYMDLHRTMDQQGNDFWWLDWCCDATQSSLPGVTPDAWINQQYATATAKSHGRGFVLSRAYGSLQAGGYSGQQALPTGPWADKRTTVHFTGDTSSTWGTLKLEVGYTPGESAATGMAAITHDIGGHNDTTGLTGSERYTVGGQTRTTSKLPDDLYARWVQFGTFQPIDRLHSNHSDRLPWQYGSTAKESAEKFLNLRENLVPYTYTLAEEANRTGVPIVRPTYLEYPDEQQAYATADSEYFYGPDVLVAPATTPGTSTTTSVWFPPGRWTDYFTGKTYTGGTTQEVTTDLGTMPVFLKAGGVLPTRTHDVAHDDHNALTDVTLTIAAGGSGSSSLYEDDATATGGGHGATTEIRYKEAGGRHTVSISPTKGSFRGQVEHRRWTLSIMGASRPTRVTATGVHLSPQAYHWDAATGILTVDVPRHTVHAPITVTYR; from the coding sequence ATGACAGCGACCGGTACCGGTCCGGCATCGGCGGACGGATCGCACGGTCACCCCCGGATACCGACCGTTTCGGCAGGAGACGCCCGCTTCCAGATCCTCTCACCGACCCTGATACGCACCGAGTACGCCGGTGACGGGAAGTTCACCGACGCCCCGACGTTCAACGCGATCGGTCGCGACGGGTTCACCCCGACCGCGTACACCGCCAAGACCTCCGGCGGCTGGCTCACCGTCAGGACGAGCGCCATGGCTCTGCGGTACAGAATCGGCTCGGGGCGGTTCGACGCGCAGAACCTCACGGTCCAACTGCCGGCCGGCGCCACCCCGGTGACCGCCACCCCGTGGCAACACCTGACCTGCGCGCTCCAGGCCCTGTGCGAGGCCGAGAACCTTCGGTCGAGCGGGGTCTCCGTCGCGTCCGATCACCAGGGCTACACCGGGAGCGGCTTCACCGCCGGATTCGAAGGCACCGGCAGCTCACTCTCCGCTGACATCGATGTCAAGAGTGCGGGCACGTACCAGCTCGACCTGCGGTACGCCAACTCCCGCGGCGGGGACGGCCAGTCCGAGACCCGTACCCTGACCCTCTCCGTGGACGGCGGCGCCCAGCAGAAGGTGAGTCTGCCGGCGACGGCGAACTGGGACACCTGGGATCTCGTCCCCGCGCGTGTCCCACTCGGCACGGGACACCACACATTGACGCTGACCCGCACCGCGTCGGACTCGGGCAATGTCAACATCGACAGCGTCGCCCTGGTCCACCCGGGCGACGCCTACCCGCCCGCATCCAGCACCGCGATCGCGGACTGCCGGTTCGGCGTGAGCTGCGAGGCGGAGGCCGGGCGCATCGGCGGCACCGCGGTCGGCGCCACCGATCACAAGGGATACGCCGGCAACGGCTTCGTCGCCGAGCTCACCCAGGACTCGAGCCTCACCACCCATGTGGTGGACGTTCCCGCAGCCGGCACCTACACCCTGCGAGTCCGCTACGCCAACGGTGTGGGCGCCGACGGTCGGCACGACACGCGCACCGCCTCCGTGTCCGCCGGAGGGACCACCGGCACCCTGTCCTTCCCGGCAACGGAGAACTGGGACACGTGGCAAAGCGCCTCCGTGCCCGTCACGTTGAAGGCGGGGGCGAACGACATCACCCTGAGCTGCCCCGACGCGGCGAGCTGCCACGTGAACGCGGACACCGTCTCCGTGGCCGCGCCCACCGCCGCCGCGCCGCCGCCGCACCTGGCGCTCGGCGGATACCGCCGCGGCCTGGACGGCGTCACCGGCAACGGCGACGCCCCCGTGACCACACCCGGGCTGCTCGACCAGGACGGCTGGTACCTGCTGGACGACACTCCCTCGGCGCTGTACGACATCGCCTCGCAGAAGGTCACCCCACGTCCGGAGCACGGTGGTGAGCCCTACCAGGACGGCTACGTCTTCGGCTACGGCCACGACTACAAGCGGGGGCTCACCGACCTGGCCACGCTCACCGGGCCCCCCGCGCTGCTGCCTGCCTGGGCGTACGGCGTCTGGTACTCGGAGTACATCGACCGCACCGCTGCGGACTACGAGAACACGATCCTGCCGAAGTTCCGGTCCGAGGGCGTCCCGCTCGACGTACTTGTCACGGACACCGACTTCAAAGCCGTGAACTCCTGGAGCGGTTGGGAGATCGACCCCGCCAAGTTCCCCGACCCGAAGGGCTTCTTCGACTGGTCCGCCTCACAGGGCCTGCACAACACGCTCAACGTCCACCCGAGCATCCTCGCGTCGGACCCTCAGTTCGGCCAGGCCATGGCCACGGCCAAGGGCAAGCTGCAGAAGGGCGGTTGTGCCGCGGACGCCAGCGTCACCCACGACTGCTACACCTTCGACTTCGCCGATCCCGACCAGCTCAAGGCATACATGGACCTGCACCGGACCATGGACCAGCAGGGCAACGACTTCTGGTGGCTCGACTGGTGCTGTGACGCGACGCAGTCCTCGCTGCCGGGAGTGACTCCGGACGCGTGGATCAACCAGCAGTACGCCACCGCCACGGCCAAGTCCCACGGCCGCGGGTTCGTCCTCTCGCGCGCCTACGGGTCCCTTCAGGCCGGCGGATACAGCGGTCAGCAGGCGCTGCCCACCGGCCCCTGGGCGGACAAGCGCACCACGGTGCACTTCACCGGCGACACCTCCTCCACCTGGGGAACGCTGAAGCTCGAAGTGGGCTACACCCCGGGCGAGTCGGCCGCAACGGGGATGGCCGCCATCACGCATGACATCGGCGGCCACAACGACACCACCGGGCTGACGGGCTCGGAGCGGTACACCGTCGGCGGGCAGACCCGCACCACCTCCAAGCTGCCCGACGACCTGTACGCGCGCTGGGTCCAGTTCGGTACCTTCCAGCCCATCGACCGTCTGCACAGCAACCACAGCGACCGGCTGCCCTGGCAGTACGGCTCGACGGCCAAGGAGTCGGCGGAGAAGTTCCTCAACCTGCGCGAGAACCTCGTGCCGTACACCTACACGCTCGCCGAGGAGGCGAACCGGACCGGCGTACCGATCGTCCGGCCCACCTACTTGGAGTATCCCGACGAGCAGCAGGCGTACGCGACCGCCGACAGCGAGTACTTCTACGGCCCCGACGTACTGGTCGCCCCCGCCACGACTCCCGGGACGTCCACCACGACCTCGGTGTGGTTCCCGCCCGGCCGGTGGACCGACTACTTCACCGGAAAGACGTACACCGGCGGGACCACCCAGGAAGTCACCACCGACCTGGGCACCATGCCGGTGTTCCTCAAGGCCGGTGGCGTGCTGCCCACCAGGACGCACGACGTCGCCCACGACGACCACAACGCGCTGACGGACGTCACGCTCACCATCGCCGCGGGCGGCTCGGGGTCCTCCAGCCTCTACGAGGACGACGCGACCGCCACGGGCGGGGGCCATGGTGCGACCACGGAGATCCGGTACAAGGAAGCAGGCGGGCGTCACACGGTGTCGATCAGCCCCACGAAGGGCTCCTTCCGCGGTCAGGTCGAACACCGCCGGTGGACCCTTTCGATCATGGGAGCGAGCAGGCCGACCCGCGTCACCGCCACGGGGGTGCACCTGTCCCCCCAGGCGTACCACTGGGACGCCGCCACCGGGATTCTGACCGTGGACGTTCCACGGCACACCGTCCACGCACCGATCACCGTGACCTACCGGTAG
- a CDS encoding TOPRIM nucleotidyl transferase/hydrolase domain-containing protein: MAEMRAFRDAVGVWATGGPDGPAGDLAVRLGIRTAVLLEGLSDLAAVEALAARCGRDLAAEGVCVVPMGGAMSVGRYAGLLGPPGLGLRLTGLCDEGERGFYERGLERARAPYGGFFVCVSDLEDELIRALGTARVEEIIQAEGDLRAWRTFLRQPAHHGRPRPQQLRRFLGTKRGRKIRYGRLLVEALDPHRIPTPLDGLLTSL; the protein is encoded by the coding sequence ATGGCGGAGATGCGGGCGTTCCGGGACGCGGTCGGTGTCTGGGCGACCGGCGGTCCCGACGGGCCGGCGGGCGATCTGGCCGTACGACTGGGGATACGGACGGCCGTGCTGCTGGAAGGCCTGAGTGACCTCGCGGCCGTGGAGGCGCTGGCCGCCCGGTGTGGCCGGGACCTGGCCGCCGAGGGGGTGTGCGTCGTACCGATGGGCGGGGCGATGAGCGTCGGCCGCTACGCCGGCCTCCTCGGACCGCCCGGCCTCGGTCTGCGTCTGACCGGGCTGTGCGACGAGGGCGAGCGGGGCTTCTACGAACGCGGCCTGGAGCGGGCACGGGCGCCGTACGGGGGCTTCTTCGTGTGCGTTTCGGATCTGGAGGACGAACTCATCCGCGCGCTGGGCACAGCAAGGGTCGAGGAGATCATCCAGGCCGAGGGCGACCTCCGTGCCTGGCGGACCTTTCTGCGCCAGCCCGCACACCACGGTCGGCCCCGGCCACAGCAGTTGCGGCGCTTCCTCGGCACGAAGCGAGGCCGCAAGATCCGCTACGGCCGCCTCCTCGTCGAGGCCCTCGACCCCCACCGGATACCGACCCCGCTCGACGGCCTCCTCACGAGCCTGTGA
- a CDS encoding alpha/beta fold hydrolase, with protein sequence MTTFETNPLAAGTHTVEIDGVAQRYHVHGTGPVCVAHSGGPGIDWAYLRTPALERHLTMVYPEPIGSGASGRLPSHPHGYTRARYSRFLGALIEHLGAPEVHLLGHSHGGFVVQYHALHHPERVAGVILYESAPLTGPEHGAEAMRLVRLFAARHAGHPGLPEVLASFQAVPTISDDVRMTAVAKGLLPSYFADYWGREEEFAPFRASVRAAHISGLDANLSPDVIDDREDLGSFSVPALVVVGRHDVICGVRWAEELHRLIPGSDLLILENSGHFGHLEEPEAFARAVTRFVTAAAPSRA encoded by the coding sequence ATGACCACCTTCGAGACGAACCCCCTGGCCGCCGGAACCCACACCGTCGAGATCGACGGAGTCGCACAGCGCTATCACGTCCACGGCACTGGGCCGGTGTGCGTCGCGCATTCCGGCGGACCGGGCATCGACTGGGCGTACCTGCGCACGCCCGCGCTGGAGCGGCACCTGACGATGGTGTACCCCGAGCCGATCGGGAGCGGCGCCTCCGGCCGTCTGCCCTCCCACCCCCACGGCTACACCCGGGCCCGCTACAGCCGGTTCCTCGGCGCGCTGATCGAACACCTCGGCGCCCCCGAGGTGCACCTCCTGGGTCACTCGCACGGCGGCTTCGTCGTCCAGTACCACGCCCTGCACCACCCTGAGCGCGTCGCCGGGGTGATCCTCTACGAGAGCGCACCACTGACCGGGCCCGAACACGGCGCCGAGGCCATGCGCCTGGTGCGGCTGTTCGCGGCACGCCACGCCGGCCATCCCGGGCTCCCCGAGGTCCTGGCGTCTTTCCAGGCCGTCCCCACCATCTCCGACGACGTACGGATGACCGCGGTCGCCAAGGGGCTGCTGCCCTCTTACTTCGCCGACTACTGGGGCCGGGAGGAGGAGTTCGCCCCCTTCCGCGCCTCGGTGCGGGCCGCCCACATCTCGGGGCTGGACGCGAACCTCTCCCCCGACGTCATCGACGACCGTGAGGACCTCGGCTCGTTCTCCGTGCCGGCTCTCGTCGTCGTCGGCCGGCATGACGTCATCTGCGGGGTGCGGTGGGCGGAGGAACTGCACCGACTGATTCCCGGATCGGACCTGCTGATCCTGGAGAACAGCGGGCACTTCGGTCACCTCGAGGAACCGGAGGCCTTCGCCCGGGCGGTGACCCGGTTCGTGACCGCCGCAGCGCCCAGCAGGGCCTGA
- a CDS encoding RNA polymerase sigma factor has product MNQNSGEAVHLEDAVLTRAAQAGEVSALGLLLERHRAGMRAVALSILGPGPDVDDVVQDAAVTALRRVRDVRDPAAVGAWLRMIVRNASRSLLRASVPSLPIDDLQVPSTDTAPERWLEHHTMRNWIWEAVEELSPTLRLPLILRHFSTTVTSYERIADACGVPVGTVRSRLSQGRARLATALAATADAPHGDTAQRVRASRAEAHETLAAAESGRFGALMTERWSPEIALLRGNEPVGGRNVLARGMDGDLEAGVRQRLVHTVAGRSLVVWEMDLLNPADNPEHCPPSVAWLMTLDDAGRPHRLRLLHPRPVRALQSLAPM; this is encoded by the coding sequence ATGAACCAGAACTCAGGTGAAGCCGTACATCTCGAGGACGCGGTGCTCACGCGCGCGGCACAGGCGGGTGAGGTCAGCGCCCTGGGGCTGCTGCTGGAACGGCACCGGGCGGGTATGCGCGCGGTGGCGCTGAGCATCCTCGGGCCGGGGCCCGACGTCGATGACGTGGTCCAGGACGCGGCCGTGACCGCGCTGCGCCGCGTGCGGGACGTCCGCGACCCGGCGGCCGTGGGCGCCTGGCTACGGATGATCGTGCGCAACGCCAGCCGGTCCCTGTTGCGCGCCTCCGTTCCCTCCCTGCCGATCGACGATCTGCAGGTGCCCTCCACGGACACCGCTCCGGAACGCTGGCTGGAGCACCACACGATGCGCAACTGGATCTGGGAGGCCGTGGAGGAGCTCTCTCCCACGCTGCGCCTGCCCCTGATCCTGCGCCACTTCAGCACCACCGTCACCTCCTACGAGCGGATAGCCGACGCCTGCGGGGTCCCGGTCGGCACGGTCCGCAGCCGGCTCAGCCAAGGACGGGCCAGGCTCGCGACCGCTCTCGCAGCCACGGCGGACGCCCCGCACGGCGACACCGCACAGCGCGTCCGCGCCAGCCGTGCCGAGGCACACGAGACACTGGCCGCCGCCGAGAGCGGACGCTTCGGCGCGCTGATGACGGAGCGCTGGTCGCCCGAGATCGCCCTGCTCAGGGGGAACGAGCCGGTGGGCGGCAGGAACGTCCTGGCACGCGGCATGGACGGTGATCTGGAGGCCGGTGTACGCCAGCGCCTCGTCCACACCGTGGCCGGCCGCTCCCTCGTCGTCTGGGAGATGGACCTCCTCAACCCCGCGGACAACCCCGAACACTGCCCGCCCTCGGTGGCCTGGCTGATGACCCTGGACGACGCCGGTCGTCCGCACCGGCTGCGCCTCCTGCACCCCAGGCCGGTGCGGGCCCTCCAGTCGCTCGCCCCGATGTGA
- a CDS encoding YciI family protein, producing the protein MAKYLLLKHYRGAPAPANDVPMDQWTPEEISAHVQYMRDFADRLEETGEFVDSQALSPEGTFVRYDGEGRPPVTDGPFAETKDLIAGWMVIDVDTYERAVELAGELSAAPGAGGKPIHEWLELRPFLGVHPTVTE; encoded by the coding sequence ATGGCCAAGTACCTGCTGCTCAAGCACTACCGCGGCGCCCCCGCTCCGGCCAACGACGTGCCCATGGACCAGTGGACGCCTGAGGAGATCTCGGCCCACGTGCAGTACATGCGCGACTTCGCGGACCGTCTCGAGGAGACCGGCGAATTCGTCGACAGCCAGGCGCTCTCCCCCGAGGGGACCTTCGTCCGGTACGACGGCGAGGGTCGGCCGCCGGTCACCGACGGCCCCTTCGCCGAGACCAAGGACCTCATCGCCGGCTGGATGGTGATCGACGTCGACACCTACGAGCGCGCCGTCGAGCTGGCCGGCGAACTGTCGGCCGCCCCCGGGGCGGGCGGCAAGCCGATCCACGAGTGGCTCGAGCTGCGTCCGTTCCTGGGCGTGCACCCCACCGTCACCGAATGA